CATTGTGGATGATAGTCGCGAGAGCATTTACGAATGAGCGCAAGCTTAGCCGATCAACGCATCGATATCCTTATCGACGCAAATGTATTGCTTCGATTGAGGCAGCCAGGAAGGCCGGAGCGGTCGATAGTTCATACAGCACTTCAGAAGTTGGGCGAACGGTCGTATCGCATCATTGTCGTACCGCAGGTCATCTATGAATATTGGGTAGTTAGCACGCGCCCGACCAATGTTCGCGGGCTTGGATTGGCGGTGAGCGATGCCCAACGTGATATCGAGGGCTTTAAGCGTTTGTACGAGTTGCTGGATGATGATGCCGGTGTATTTCACTATTGGGAGCCGTTGGTGATTGCTTCAGGCGTCTCTGGCAAACAAGCCCACGACGCGCGGCTGGTGGCCGCGATGCAACGACATTTAATTCCTGAAATAATGACGTTTAATGTCAACGACTTAACTCGATACCCTGGCATCGTAGTGCGGTCGCCTCAGGATGTTGCAAGCTGGCCGGAACTACAACATTGAAGCCACTTCATCCGCGCTCACGAACACGATCGCTAAGCCCATGCCACGCGTCCTACTAGCCATGTCCGGCGGCGTTGATAGCAGCGTCGCTGCGCACTTGTTGCTCGAGGCCGGTCATGACGTCGTCGGGCTGTTCATGCGGCATGGGCAGGCAGCAGACGAAGTCTGCGCGACTTCCGGCGAAGAACGCGGCAGTTACCGCGCGCTGTTGCCGGTTGTGCAACCGCGGCCAGGACACAAGCAAGGTTGTTGCAGTTCTTCCGACGCCGCCGACGCGCGGCGCGTGGCGGATCGGCTGGGAATTCCGTTCTATGCGATCAACTTCGAGGAAGAATTCGGCCGCATTATGGACTATTTCGTGGCCGAGTACGCCTCGGGCCGCACGCCGAATCCCTGCGTGGTCTGCAACAACTGGCTTAAATTCGGCAAGCTGGCCGATTACGCCGACACGATCGGCGCGGACTACATCGCCACGGGGCATTACGCGCGCCTGACGCGCGAGCCCGGCGAATCGATCGCCGCGCTGCGGCGCGGAATTGACGGTGGCAAGGATCAGTCCTACGTGCTGTTCGGTATCCAGCGGGCTTTGCTGCCGCGCGTGTTGTTTCCCGTCGGCGAGTATGACAAGCCCACGATTCGTCGCCTCGCCGGCACGCTGGGACTGAATGTCGCCGACAAACAGGACAGCCAGGAAATCTGCTTCATCAACAACGGCGATTACGCGGAGTTCGTCCGCAAACGACACGGCGATCTCGATCTTTCGGGCGAGCTCGTCACGACGGATGGCGCCGTTGTCGGCCGCCACACGGGCATCGAGCAGTTCACCATCGGCCAGCGCAAAGGACTCGGCGTGGCCTTCGGCGAACGGCGCTTCGTCGTCCGCATCGAAGCGGAAACGCGGCGCGTGGTGATTGGCGAGCGCGAAGATCTGGCGCGCTCGGAAGTCTCCGCCAATCGCACGAACTGGCTGATCGAACCGCCGTCCGGGTCGCTGGAATGCAGCGTCAAGATTCGCTATCTCAGTACGCCGGTGCGCGCGACCGTCAAGGTCCTGCCGGGCGATCGGCTGCATGCGTCGTTGCATGAACCCAAAGACGCCATCGCTCCCGGGCAAGCGCTCGTCTGCTACGACGGCGACCGCGTCCTGGGCGGCGGGTGGATCGAGTGAGCGGCGCAGCCACCTCGTCCGCCACCGAACAGGCGAAAGAGCGGCGCTACGCGGTCATCGCCGCGATTGCGGTCGCAGCGATCGCGTTGCATCTGATCTTGCGCTTCGGAACCGGCGCGAGCTTGTTTGCGGCGAACTTGCCGCTCTTCGTGGCCTTGGCCGCCGGCGGCCTTCCGCTCGTCTGGGAGCTGGCCGTGAAGGCCTGGAATCGCGAGTTCGGTTCCGACCTGCTGGCCGGGATCTCCATCGTCACCTCGGTGTTGCTAGAAGAATACTTGGCCGGAGCGATCGTCGTCTTGATGCTCTCCGGCGGCGAAGCGCTCGAACAATACGCGGTGCGGAGCGCGTCGAGCGTGCTCCGCGCGCTGGCCAAACGCATGCCGTCGGTCGCACATCGCCGGCGCGACGGGCTGACCGAGGATATCGCCGTCGATCAGATTGCGCCCGGCGATTTGATGGTCGTGATGCCGCACGAAATTTGCCCGGTCGACGGCGAAGTGGTCGAGGGCCATGGTTCGATGGACGAGTCGTTCCTGACCGGCGAACCGTATCGCGTCTCGAAAACGCCCGGTGTCGAAGTGATCTCCGGCGCGGTGAACGGTCCAGCCAGTCTCACGATCCGCGCGACGAAACGGCCGATCGACTCGCGCTATGCGCAGATCATGAAGGTGATGCAGCAATCGGAGCAATACCGGCCGCGGATTCGCCGCCTCGGCGATCAGCTCGGCGCGTTCTACACGCCGCTCGCCCTCGTCATTGCCATCGGCGCTTGGGCGGCCAGCGGCGAGGCCACGCGGTTTCTCGCAGTGCTCGTCACCGCGACGCCCTGCCCGCTGTTGATTGCGATTCCGGTCGCCATCATCGGTTCGATCTCGCTTTCAGCACGGCGCGGGATCATCATCAAGAACCCCATTGTGTTAGAACAGATCGATCGTTGCACGGTCGCCATCTTCGACAAGACCGGCACGTTGACCTATGGCGAGCCGCGCCTTTCCGAGCAACTCGTCGCGCCGGAATTCGACGC
Above is a window of Planctomycetia bacterium DNA encoding:
- a CDS encoding type II toxin-antitoxin system VapC family toxin, which translates into the protein MSASLADQRIDILIDANVLLRLRQPGRPERSIVHTALQKLGERSYRIIVVPQVIYEYWVVSTRPTNVRGLGLAVSDAQRDIEGFKRLYELLDDDAGVFHYWEPLVIASGVSGKQAHDARLVAAMQRHLIPEIMTFNVNDLTRYPGIVVRSPQDVASWPELQH
- a CDS encoding heavy metal translocating P-type ATPase; amino-acid sequence: MSGAATSSATEQAKERRYAVIAAIAVAAIALHLILRFGTGASLFAANLPLFVALAAGGLPLVWELAVKAWNREFGSDLLAGISIVTSVLLEEYLAGAIVVLMLSGGEALEQYAVRSASSVLRALAKRMPSVAHRRRDGLTEDIAVDQIAPGDLMVVMPHEICPVDGEVVEGHGSMDESFLTGEPYRVSKTPGVEVISGAVNGPASLTIRATKRPIDSRYAQIMKVMQQSEQYRPRIRRLGDQLGAFYTPLALVIAIGAWAASGEATRFLAVLVTATPCPLLIAIPVAIIGSISLSARRGIIIKNPIVLEQIDRCTVAIFDKTGTLTYGEPRLSEQLVAPEFDAQETLRLAASVERYSKHPLATAILRAARDEQLKRSEAGEIHEPPAQGLVGRVDGHEVMITHRKRLMRERPELAEQLPPPASGMECVVLIDDRYAATYRFRDQPRADGRSFIDHLGPRHQLNRVLLVSGDRRSEVEYLAGRVGIHEVHAEQSPEDKVRIVREETAKAKTIFLGDGINDAPALQAATVGIAFGQQSDVTAEAAGAVIMDSSLAKVDELLHISRRMRSIALQSAVGGMALSIFGMLFAAAGYLPPVAGALLQEAIDVLAVLNALRSAWRPRTLTDFQDASPDGES
- the mnmA gene encoding tRNA 2-thiouridine(34) synthase MnmA, with amino-acid sequence MPRVLLAMSGGVDSSVAAHLLLEAGHDVVGLFMRHGQAADEVCATSGEERGSYRALLPVVQPRPGHKQGCCSSSDAADARRVADRLGIPFYAINFEEEFGRIMDYFVAEYASGRTPNPCVVCNNWLKFGKLADYADTIGADYIATGHYARLTREPGESIAALRRGIDGGKDQSYVLFGIQRALLPRVLFPVGEYDKPTIRRLAGTLGLNVADKQDSQEICFINNGDYAEFVRKRHGDLDLSGELVTTDGAVVGRHTGIEQFTIGQRKGLGVAFGERRFVVRIEAETRRVVIGEREDLARSEVSANRTNWLIEPPSGSLECSVKIRYLSTPVRATVKVLPGDRLHASLHEPKDAIAPGQALVCYDGDRVLGGGWIE